In Magnolia sinica isolate HGM2019 chromosome 16, MsV1, whole genome shotgun sequence, the genomic window AAATTTTAAGATGAAGGCTAAAAAAGGGATGATGAACCTATGGATATATAGGATGGATTTTATGCATTTTAGTAAGAGAGAGTGACTTAGGTATGCTAGTGCATACTTTTCCTTTTGATAATGTATGGTGTCACCTGCTATATGACGGTACCGAGGCCAATTTTCACCCAGGCGTGTATCTCAAATGATGATAGAATCGTTCAGATTCCGGGTTCTATGCTGCCCACGGCATGCTAAGAAACGTTTCTGGAATGGATGAGTTGGTACGAAGATGGATGTTTCTAATGACTCatagttgaatccaagatcaAAAGGACACAATAATCAACGGATCATGATTGTAAGAACATGGCTTCTATATGGCAGAAGTGAGAACACGAATGGTTAAGATCAGTTCACATATGTAATTAAGGGGTGGAAACTGGCCACGTACATGAGTTTGGCAATGTGGCATCGAATCCTATCAAAGTGTCGATATGTCCACGCCCCACTTTTATAGCGTTGAATGGGGCATTTTCCCAAAACACAATGGCAatgggggagttatttgatactctcgcAGCACATGACGGTTGAAGGTTGGCACTTGGTCACCTAGAGATTGTATATTttgcatacattaactcaaaataaaataTGTAATTAGTGTAGCCCCACTTTCATTTAAATCACAGCATCAAGATGAGACtttaaaaaagaaatattatccgctgatttgtggacatttcttgttgaaataggaccgtaCTCAATGTCCACCACTATGGTAACCACATAATGAGGTAATCTTAAATTTTCAGTCCTGACGCATCTATTTTGGGACGATAATTTGAAATGTTTAAGTTTAATTATTTTACACCATGCATGCAATCTGAAAGTAATTTCCAAGTGTCTTAATATTATCAATCATGCTTTTGCGGAATATTAAAGTATTTATCTTTGGTAAGGTACATCGAAAATCTAACGATTGCATTTAGGGTTTTTTACAATGACCAAAATCAATTATTTGATGGGCTCCCCTTCCATGGGAGATGCCTCAAAAACACTTAACGGTTTAATATTTCAACCATTTGGTCATACAAAGTCTATGGTGATCATTCATCTTCATGCACCAAGTTATGGCGTGTTCGATTCAATTGTCCACTGATTATATTTATGCTAATCGTGTACGTCAGTAGGAACCAATAAGAAGTGTATTTAAGCCATTATGATGGTGGTCCACTTAATGGATCGGGCCAGTGAGCCAAGCTGAGCCACACATCATtggccctagcccaacccaacctaCCATCGGGCCCATACTTTAGGCATTGGCACATTCCTCGGGCTAAGCTTAAGCATCCAAGCCTAGGCCCGACTAATGGCCGCCCCAATTTTTATATGTTGTAGAGATGCCCTTTTCAATCTTATATATAGAGGACGTGTCCCTCCAATCTGCAGCAGGGATGACCGACTCATCCAGTTAACCCTTACTTTAAGACTTGTGGTGCCCAATGACTCAGACTAAGCCTGAGTACATTCAAAGCGGTCACATcagaatcaagtgggccatcaagcaCAATCAAATCATTTATCTAGTAAAAGATTCACTTGGAGTTTGCAGACGCTACTCTCTTGGGAGCATCCATCAATTTCCATATATTAATACCCACGGTAACATTCTTTATTTTTTCTAGTAGTATAATTTCCAAAATTGTATAGAAAGATGaatgatgttgagggtcaaatattgcattttaaacctcaattattacctgattttatgtacatgataatgcttaacgtcctattttaatcgtatttgtgctgcaaggtgaatttaggagcctggactgaaaaaaggtactaaaagtgtggattgatgctctgaaatcaccaaggtaagggacggaccctagAGGACTGATATTGAAGAGTTTACATACCAGAGATCCCAGAAAATCATGCCACTCACATTAAACAGGcccgaaaatcgtccagaatgcaagatcacaaggttccaaccatccgtttggctcaaaaatttatatggcctgaggaccataaattaaccgtacatgtaaaatttaagCCATTGGATCTATGTTGAAGTGTCCTAACGGATAGATCAGATACCAaatttctgatttggggcccaccggatatctggatatgcttcaatttttgacttaaccccttaaattatatgttAAACAGGATGGACGGAGACGATTCCTTGACACATCATAGTGGACTCTACAGCCCAGTGGCAGATTGGAGCAGGCAactaatccccggcaacggcgctaaaaacttgttcactccccaagtatagggttgtgatgtagtaataaactcggtaagaccgaggtcgaatcccaaaggactgatacctgtacgttatctgaaaccaagtagaactagaactaaactaagatgtgatttaaaccaaataaaatttagggaataattgtggaataattatctaaaacttaagtaattcagaggaaggaaactagggattcagaggatccacttatagagatcaaggagatcttatgcctgcttcaaaaatcatggaaatcaactagacttcctttgatatagttttcaagagatgaaaggtatatgagttagaatggattccatcaccaaaccatgcccaggagacaaagtaaacaacagaatcaaactaattaccaaccaaccaacaatgtatgaagatcaggaagggtactgtcatcctaccatgcccatggaacaatgatgaacaacagggcttcctgacttcataaacataaaaaggggaaagaaatactcaaagccattgcaaacccattgtaatttcagtcacaacagaccattaaagactaagaaaaatattcctttaataatcaactaaaatcaaattcagtttatgaattttaaattaagggcacaaaatagaatctcccatctcgctacaggcttcacctcttagccctagctaagaggtttagccacacacagGCATGATGCGGCTTGATCCTttaaacaaagtaaaataaaataaaaagaaaaaaagaaaataaacaaaagaaatacCAAACTCCACTCTCTTTCTTTTGTGCAATCGTCCAAGCCAAACTGTTGCTCACCTCCCcccactcttctctctctctctccattttataTGTGCCAGGGCAGTGCAGACGGAGGTTTTTGGAGAGAGACCTTGCTGGAGTCGGACTTTACGCACGCCCTCTGCTGCGACGATACCTCACGCAGTCATGAATGCGGCgtctccactcttcttcttctttgctatctttccaaaaggacaacgtcctctgggagttttttggcagacctacatgatgaatggttcagatcgtccgtccgATCGCCCCCAAGAGCGCACAATGGCCCGAGAAAGCCGGGCGgcgtccggttttcacggacgtTGCAACAGAGCATTCGCTGATGCTTTGTGTGGCCTAGGATCAGTTGTTAGCCCATaaatccattccgaccattgGATTGGTCTCGCAAAACTGGTCGGATTTGATGTTGTTCGGGTCacatttagtgtggcccatcaagaATATCATTCTACCGTCCAAACTACGTTGGATCAAGACTCTTCTGAGTATGTGTGCATGGGTTTGGAGAAACTCCTTTTGTACAGTTGGTTCGACCTTCTGGAacgaatggacggtccggattggtcgCGTGATCGAAGGTGGTGGCCCACTAAATATCAGCCGCAACCCCCTGTTTCTTTCGCAGGAAAGAAATTGAATTGGAGAGGGAAAGCTCGGTCAAGAGACGATTTGACCGTCTCTGCGTTGCCGTGCACGGTTAGTGCACCGACGCTGaacatgtgcaatgcacatgtgggtcccacggtgatgtatatgagagatcagctccaTCCAACCTGGTTGCCACATAATTTAAATGGTTaacaccaaaattgaagtatttcaagatatcaggcgggccccagattgataatttgtgggctgatttgtccgttgggacatttccacaaagatccaatggctgattttcgacatgtacggttaatttatggtccttaggccatgtatgaagtttcgaaccaaGCAAATGgcggaaacccagtgatcttgcattttggctgactttcaggccgcttgagcttcagtttctcaattttctcggacccctggcgtgtaattccgttgatcttggtcccctggagtccgtcccttgcccttgGTAAATTCAGAGCGTCAATCCATacatttagcaccatttttcagtccaggctcttaaacacaccctgcattacaaacacgattaattcaggccgttaagcagtatcataatcgtaaatccatgcaatcaatggggtctaatatgcaatatttgaccctcaacagcctgCTGACTGACAATttcttaaaagatttttttttccctccagTGTCTTTACACACGGCCGCCGTTCCTCGCTTGTGAACGCCACACATCATTCATTattatgatctggaccgtcaattGAGTCCATAGGTGGGGATTGACCCTCCTCAAGGTCACCATTTGGCCCCTTCTATCCGTATACACGTGGATCATCgaaaaacgcaggatgaacggcgagttggtttgatacagtgTACCGCACAAAAACCATACAAAAACCACTCTAACATGACTGAAATTTCACCAGAAATCCAATTAACGGGTCGAATTTATCCAAAAataccaatgtggggcccaccgagcatcccaGCGCAGGTTGGTGCGCATGGAAACGTCCGGACGCCGTCCGATTTTTACGGACCATTGTGCGACCTTGGCTGTGATCAGATGCAAGATCTGAACTGTTCAGAAGATCCATAAGGGGGTTTTTACTCTGTGCAAGAAGTCGGATCGGGAAAGAAGGAAAATCTTTTATCCCAGATTCTGATCAAACCCAAGCACGCTTACGCAGAAACAGAGCAATACGCAGCAACGTGCGTAAGGAGCTTGCGCTCTCTCCCAGCCGACGTCCTTtttgcctataaaagaaagaaaaagagaaaagagagggaatcTAAGGGAcgtgcagccgtggaggcaaggTGGAGACAGCCAAACTCCATCCTGCATGgagttttctttccttcttgattCCTTCATCTTTAGTTTTCTTCCCTCTTCCCTTATGTTTTTAAGAGCCTTTATTTTCATCATGTCcgtgatgagctaaacctcttagctagggctaagaggtgaagcatgtagtGTGATTAGGTtggttgctttgttttgattcatgtcttgttgaaccttatggattctagtttgattattaaagaatatttttagtatttaatggtttgttgtgactcaaattacaatggatctgcgattgctttgaatattttcttttcatgttttgagattgtgaaattaggtagTCCCATTGTtgaccatcgtctcatgggcatggttgggtgatggaatcttcctaatcttctcaattctcttatgattggttgtgggtttggtatattgttgttgtttgccttgtcgcctgggcatggtttggtgacggaatTACTTttaaatcttcaccactcttatctattgatgattagatccacgaGAAGTTtggagatctaacaaatctcttcttaccaactggataagataggactccgattccagttgtgtccttgaatcaatgtaaggtagcttcccaattgctacaagtggatccttgacaccctagttcccacgtttatttttattaatttttaattaatctattcacaattattctcttaattttctctgatttagattacatcttcgcctagttctaatttaagttactttcagattacgtacaaggttcagtccctgtagattcgacctcggtcttaccgagattattactatatcacaaccctatacttggggtgtgaaccaATGAGAGAAGAAATAATGCATTTTCTTGAATGTGCGAACTATAAAATACAACTGAAATACATTTCAtaataattttcttttctaattgTTGAAAAGTTATGTATAGGAAGAAGTGAAGAGGATCAGAGGCAAGAGGGAGGGCTTTGTGGGCCAGAGGAAGTTCCCTTGATGTTAGAACATGAGGATGTGACAGGTCCCCCCAATCCACTGTAGACCAGGTTGATGTTGTTGAGCCGCACATTCTGACATGGCACGCCTTTGCTGCATAAAAGATTGACCGCAACCTGTGACGTCGAGCTGCCCCGAATGTTTGTGAAGCTAACGTCGCTGATCTTAACACGCGAAGGGGTCTAAGGGATAGAACGCCAAACCAACGTAATATGAATTAGATAAATTTTTTGCCGAAGATCCAAAGATTTTTTAAAGTAGTAAACCATAAACCAATGTACCGGGTGAGTGAAGATGTACCTGTTGGGTGCAGGATGCATATGGGCAATACTCTTGATCTATGATGATTGGATTATAGACATTATTCATGACTATATCCTTGAATGTGAAATCGGATGCAGACAAGATAGAAGAGTCTTGCCATGTCTTGATCCTTAAGCCGTTGGTGGTCCCTGCGATGGTGCAGTTCCTCACGTTCACGCCCACCACATTTCCTTCGTTTGGGTACTTTCCAAGGCTACCGATGCTGATACCGTGTCCTGGCCCACATAAGATGTTGGATATGGAGATATTGGAGGTGCCGGGGCCAATGGAGATGCAATCGTCGCCGGTGCCTATTACTGAACGGGAGATCGTCACCCCACTTGAGTCTCCTATGTGGATACCGTCCGTGTTAGGGCTGTCCCCAGGTGCGGAGATGTTAATAGAATGGAGCTTCAAGTTCTTGC contains:
- the LOC131229821 gene encoding exopolygalacturonase-like, whose translation is MGSKSNLQTACLVFLFAWVAEAVAPAKVFNVKDFGAIADGKTDSSKALLDAWKEACAWDGMGRVLIPNGTFLVGPVVFKGPCKGAIVFQVAGVVKAPGLEKFESDGWIEFKYINGLMVTGGGTFDGQGALAWPHNKCPKMKKCKLLPTSLRFMFVTDATIRSISSVNSKLFHMNIVGCKNLKLHSINISAPGDSPNTDGIHIGDSSGVTISRSVIGTGDDCISIGPGTSNISISNILCGPGHGISIGSLGKYPNEGNVVGVNVRNCTIAGTTNGLRIKTWQDSSILSASDFTFKDIVMNNVYNPIIIDQEYCPYASCTQQTPSRVKISDVSFTNIRGSSTSQVAVNLLCSKGVPCQNVRLNNINLVYSGLGGPVTSSCSNIKGTSSGPQSPPSCL